The genomic DNA TATACAACTCCTAATATTATTGAGATTAATAAATATTTAAACTTATCAATAAAAAAAGGATGTAAATATGCATTTATGGAAGTAAGTTCACACGGAATTGATCAAAAAAGAATTTCTGGATTATTTTTTAAAGTAGGAATATTTACGAATATTACTCATGATCATTTAGACTATCATAAATCGTTTAATGATTATTTATTTGTTAAACAACAATTTTTTAATCAATTAACAAAAAAATCTTTTTCTATAATCAACATTGATGATAAAAATTATTCAAAAATAATAGAAGGTAGTGTAAATAAAATTTATTTTTATGGAATTAATAATAAAAATGCAGATTTTAAAATAAAAATATTAAATAAATCTTTTAATGGTACTAAAATTCTTATTAATAATAAAAATAAAATAAATATTAATTTTATTGGAAAATTTAATGCTTATAATGTTTTAGCGAGTTATGCAGCTTCTGTTTTATTAGGAATGAATTATAAAATTATTTTAAAAAATTTAAGTTTATTACACCCTGTAATGGGGAGATGTGAACAGTATGTATCAAAATGTGGAAAACGTATAATAATTGATTATGCACATAATCCAAATGGACTAAAAAATGTTATAAATTCTATTAAGGAAATAATAAAAAATATTAATATTAATTTAATATGTGTAATAGGATGTGGAGGAAATAGAGATATTTCAAAACGATCTATTATGGGAAAAATTGTTAATGAAATGTGTAATATATCTATATTTACATCAGATAATCCAAGAAAAGAAAATCCATTAAATATAATAATGGATATGAAAAAACTTCTTTCTATAAAAGAAAAAAAATCTATTATTACTTTTATTGATAGAAAAACGGCAATTCATTACGCAATTAAATTATCAAATAAAGGAGATATTATTTTAATAATGGGAAAAGGACATGAAAATTTTCAAGAAATAAATGGAATAAATTATCCATTTAATGATATGAAAATTGTAAAAAATTTTTTAGAAAAAAATAATGATTAATCATTACATTATTTTTAGATCTTTAATTTCTATTTTTTTTTCTTTTTTTTTATCATTTTATTTATATAAATGGATGATAATTTGGAATAAAAAGAATAATTTTATAACAGAAAATATACGTCATTTAGGTATTAAAGGTGAAAAAAAGAAGATAGGTATTCCTACTATGGGAGGATTAATTATAATAATTTCTACACTAATTCCTACTGTATTATTTTCTTATTTAAATAATATTTATATTATTATATTAATTATTACTACTGTATGGATGGGACTTATTGGTTTTTTAGATGATTTTATTAAAATCAAATATAATAAAAATGGATTGAGTATTATTGAAAAAATATTAGGTCAAATAATTATTGGGGTTTTTATTGGAGCTATTATGTATTTTAATCCATCTATTAATAGATCCGTAAATAAAAATTTTTTATTCGAAAAAAATAAATATGGATTTAAAACAACAATACCAAGATTTTTTAAAAAAAATAAAAATGAATTTAATTATTCTAATTTATTAAATTGGTTTAAGAAGGATTTAGATAAATATACATGGATTATTTTTATACCAGTTATTATTTTTATAATAGTTTTTATATCTAATGGATCTAACATAACTGATGGAATAGATGGATTAACAGCTGGAGTTTCACTAATCATATTAGTGACATTAATTTTAATATCTATTATTTCAAGCAACAAAAATTATTCTAGTTATTTACATTGTATTTATGTTCCAAATATAGATGAGACAATAATATTTTCAATCTCTATGATTGGATCTTTAATAGGATTTTTATGGTATAATACTTATCCAGCACAAATTTTTATGGGAGATACTGGTAGTCTTACTCTAGGTGGAATAATATCAGTATTATTAATTATGAATAGAATAGAATTTATTTTTCCTATTTTATGTGGTATATTTTTAGTTGAAAATTTATCTGTAATTATACAAGTACTTTATTTTAAATATACTAAAATTCAATATAAAATTGAAAAAAAATTTTTTTTAATGTCTCCAATACATCATCATTTTCAAAAATTAGGTTATCATGAAAATAAAATATGTATTCGTTTTATTATTTTTCAAATAATTTTATCTATTTTATCAATAATTTTTATAATTATGTAACAATCATAATTTTAATGAAAAGAAAATATATAACAATCCTAGGAGGGGGAGAAAGCGGTGTAGGAGCAGCTTTATTAGCTAATAAAAATAATTTAAAAGTATTTGTATCAGATTCAGGAATCATAAAAAATAAATATAAAAAAATTTTAATAAAAAACGATATTTTATTTGAGGAGAATGGACATACAGAAAATTTTATTATAAATGAATCTATAAAAATTATTAAAAGTCCTGGTATTTATAAAAATAATTATTTGATAAATAGAATTAATTTAATGAAAATCCCCATAATATCTGAGTTAGATTTTTGTATGAAATATATAAAAGAATATAATTATTTAATAGGTATTACTGGTAGCAATGGTAAAACTACTACTAGTTCAATACTATATAATATTCTTAAAAAGAATAAATGTAATGTAGGACTAGCGGGTAATATAGGATTTAGCTTTTCTAGAAAAATTTTAGAAAAAAAAAATATTTATGTTTTAGAAATTAGTAGTTTTCAATTAGATGATTCTTACAAATTTCATGCAAATATAGCCATTTTATTAAATATTACAAATGATCATTTAGATAGATATGAAAATAATATAGAAAAATATATGATATCTAAATTTAGATTGACTAATAATCAAACAAAAAAAGATATTTTTATTTATAATTATGATGATCCCATGATTAGAATAGGATTAAAAAAATTTTTTTTAAATATAAAATCTAATTTTATTCCTTTTTCTGCAAAAAGAAAATTAAAATTTGGATTTTATATAGAAAAAAATATTATATGTTACCAAGATAAAAATAATAAAATTCACAAAATTTTCAACGTTAAATATATATATGGTTTATATAATATATATAATATCATTGCTATAATAATTGTTTCTAAATTATTAAATATTAATAATAATGTTTTAAATTCGGTTTTAAGTAATCTTAATTCGATAGAACATCGATTAGAAAAAATTAATTATATAATAAATGGAGTCAATTTTATTAATGATTCGAAGGCAACAAATGTTAGCTCTACATTTTTTGCATTAGAAAAAATCAAAGGTCCTATTATTTGGATAGTAGGTGGAAAAGATAAAGGTAATAATTATAAAGAATTAGTACCTATAGTTAAGAAAAAGGTAAAAGCTATAATATGTTTAGGTATAGATAATATTAAAATTATTAATATGTTTAAAAACATTGTTCATATTATATTAGAAACAAAAAGTATGAAAAAAGCAGTTTATATTTCTTATAGTTTATCTAAACCTGGATATAATATATTATTATCTCCTTCTTGTTCTAGTTTTGATTTGTTTGATAATTATATAAAAAAAGGAAATGAATTTAAAAAAGAAGTAAAATATCTTTTTTATAATAGAAAAAATGAAAAAAATAAATATTTTTATTAGTAATTATTTAAGAGGAGATAAATATTTATGGGCTTTTATATCTTTATTAACTATATTTTCTTTTTTACCAGTTTATTCTGCAATCAGTAGTTTTACAATTAGATATTGTAAAGGGACTTATACAATATTTTATTGTTTATTAAAACATATTTTTTTTTTATTAGTAGGATATTGTATTCTTTTTTTTACACAATTTATTCATTATAAACATTTCTATAAAGTATCTATATTTTTAATTTTTATATCATTTATTTTACTTATTATTACAGTTTTTCAAGGTAAAAAATTAAATGGAGTTAATGCATCTAGATGGTTACATATTCCTATTATTAATGTATCATTTCAAACTTCTGGTATAGGAAGTTTATCTATATTTATGTATTCTGCAAGATTTTTATCAAAATATAAAAAAAATAAATTACACTTTATAAAATTTTTTATAAATTTTTTATTACCTGTATTTATGATTACAGGGTTAATTTTTCCTTCTAACGGATCTACAGCTATTATCATTTTTATATCTGTTCTAATTATACTTTTCATAAGTAGATCTTCTACAAA from Blattabacterium cuenoti includes the following:
- the mraY gene encoding phospho-N-acetylmuramoyl-pentapeptide-transferase — protein: MINHYIIFRSLISIFFSFFLSFYLYKWMIIWNKKNNFITENIRHLGIKGEKKKIGIPTMGGLIIIISTLIPTVLFSYLNNIYIIILIITTVWMGLIGFLDDFIKIKYNKNGLSIIEKILGQIIIGVFIGAIMYFNPSINRSVNKNFLFEKNKYGFKTTIPRFFKKNKNEFNYSNLLNWFKKDLDKYTWIIFIPVIIFIIVFISNGSNITDGIDGLTAGVSLIILVTLILISIISSNKNYSSYLHCIYVPNIDETIIFSISMIGSLIGFLWYNTYPAQIFMGDTGSLTLGGIISVLLIMNRIEFIFPILCGIFLVENLSVIIQVLYFKYTKIQYKIEKKFFLMSPIHHHFQKLGYHENKICIRFIIFQIILSILSIIFIIM
- the murD gene encoding UDP-N-acetylmuramoyl-L-alanine--D-glutamate ligase encodes the protein MKRKYITILGGGESGVGAALLANKNNLKVFVSDSGIIKNKYKKILIKNDILFEENGHTENFIINESIKIIKSPGIYKNNYLINRINLMKIPIISELDFCMKYIKEYNYLIGITGSNGKTTTSSILYNILKKNKCNVGLAGNIGFSFSRKILEKKNIYVLEISSFQLDDSYKFHANIAILLNITNDHLDRYENNIEKYMISKFRLTNNQTKKDIFIYNYDDPMIRIGLKKFFLNIKSNFIPFSAKRKLKFGFYIEKNIICYQDKNNKIHKIFNVKYIYGLYNIYNIIAIIIVSKLLNINNNVLNSVLSNLNSIEHRLEKINYIINGVNFINDSKATNVSSTFFALEKIKGPIIWIVGGKDKGNNYKELVPIVKKKVKAIICLGIDNIKIINMFKNIVHIILETKSMKKAVYISYSLSKPGYNILLSPSCSSFDLFDNYIKKGNEFKKEVKYLFYNRKNEKNKYFY
- a CDS encoding FtsW/RodA/SpoVE family cell cycle protein; the encoded protein is MKKINIFISNYLRGDKYLWAFISLLTIFSFLPVYSAISSFTIRYCKGTYTIFYCLLKHIFFLLVGYCILFFTQFIHYKHFYKVSIFLIFISFILLIITVFQGKKLNGVNASRWLHIPIINVSFQTSGIGSLSIFMYSARFLSKYKKNKLHFIKFFINFLLPVFMITGLIFPSNGSTAIIIFISVLIILFISRSSTKDVITFFLLGIFLSTTYIFFVTKYSNENRVLTWKNRIEKFLKNEDTYQIIQSKTAIIMGKTFGLGPGKSIIKNFLPLSYSDFIYAIIIEEYGLLGGIILLFIYLLILFRIMVIATKVKNYFCTLLVFSVGFPLMIQSFVNMGITVGIFPITGQTLPLISAGGTSIWITFFSFGIILSISRTIYEKSN
- a CDS encoding UDP-N-acetylmuramoyl-L-alanyl-D-glutamate--2,6-diaminopimelate ligase produces the protein MKKTLKYVLNGVNILNIIGKYDNKSINGICINSKNVKSNTIFIANKGINTNGNLFIKQAIYNGASVIVCEKHPLFIYKNITYVIVHDSKEALGIISSNFYNNPTKKINLIGITGTNGKTSVAVILHQLFSNLGEKNILISTIGIKISSKIYYTEYTTPNIIEINKYLNLSIKKGCKYAFMEVSSHGIDQKRISGLFFKVGIFTNITHDHLDYHKSFNDYLFVKQQFFNQLTKKSFSIINIDDKNYSKIIEGSVNKIYFYGINNKNADFKIKILNKSFNGTKILINNKNKININFIGKFNAYNVLASYAASVLLGMNYKIILKNLSLLHPVMGRCEQYVSKCGKRIIIDYAHNPNGLKNVINSIKEIIKNININLICVIGCGGNRDISKRSIMGKIVNEMCNISIFTSDNPRKENPLNIIMDMKKLLSIKEKKSIITFIDRKTAIHYAIKLSNKGDIILIMGKGHENFQEINGINYPFNDMKIVKNFLEKNND